The following coding sequences are from one Aethina tumida isolate Nest 87 chromosome 2, icAetTumi1.1, whole genome shotgun sequence window:
- the LOC109602348 gene encoding THO complex subunit 3 yields MFQEKIEEFQNYFKTHNKSKEYLGHSSKVHSVGWSCDGKRLASGSFDKSVCIYTLDRDRLNKEINFKGHGGSVDQLCWHQTHPDLLSTASGDKSVRIWDTRVQKCVATINTKGENINITWSPNGNTIAVGNKEDLVTFIDARTHKIEAEEQFHFEVNEISWNNSSDLFFLTNGQGCVHILSYPELKRQHILKAHPGTCICIEFDPTGKYFATGSADALVSLWDINELACVRVFTRMDWPVRTISFSHDGQLLASASEDLIIDIGFVETGDKIADISVEAATFTVAWHPSLYLLAYACDDKDTYDRKRDAGSLKVWGFPSD; encoded by the exons ATGTTTCAAGAGAAAATAGAAGAGtttcaaaattactttaagACCCATAACAAATCAAAAGAGTACTTGGGCCATTCATCAAAAGTACACTCAGTAGGTTGGAGTTGTGATGGAAAGAGACTGGCGTCAGGCTCGTTTGATAAGTCCGTGTGTATTTATACTCTTGACCGAGACCGACTA aacaaggaaattaatttcaaaggcCATGGAGGATCAGTGGATCAGTTGTGCTGGCATCAAACACACCCTGATCTTCTAAGTACAGCAAGTGGTGACAAATCAGTGAGAATATGGGATACCCGAGTCCAAAAATGCGTAGCTACTATAAACACAAAGGgtgaaaatatcaatatcaCATGGTCCCCAAATGGTAATACTATTGCAGTAGGTAATAAGGAAGATTTAGTGACATTCATTGATGCGAGGACTCATAAGATTGAAGCAGAGGAACAGTTCCATTTTGAGGTCAATGAGATATCATGGAATAACAGCAGTGATCTCTTTTTCTTAACTAATGGTCAGGGATGTGTACATATTTTAAG TTATCCAGAACTAAAACGTCAACATATTCTTAAGGCCCATCCTGGTACCTGTATCTGCATTGAATTTGATCCAACAGGAAAGTACTTTGCAACTGGCAGTGCGGATGCGCTCGTCTCTCTCTGGGACATCAACGAACTGGCGTGTGTACGTGTGTTCACAAGAATGGACTGGCCGGTTCGAACGATATCGTTTAGTCACGATGGACAGCTGTTAGCTTCAGCATCAGAAGAtctaattattgatattgGATTTGTGGAAACTGGGGATAAAATTGCAGATATTTCAGTAGAGGCGGCAACTTTTACGGTAGCCTGGCACCCGTCACTCTATTTGTTGGCATATGCTTGTGATGATAAAGACACTTATGACAGAAAAAGGGATGCAGGAAGTCTAAAAGTTTGGGGATTTCCATCAGACTGA
- the LOC109602349 gene encoding pseudouridylate synthase 7 homolog — protein sequence MSGRFNKKRNFKNQKGWHKKPTRDFVHNKPKEYRHTEQLSEPETGITEYLSDFEGFSGILKSRFSDFQVNEIDLDGNVAKLTDTNIPKDFRSKEAKVDYKTISETPIEAIPQQTWEDIKSLMDSEESKSVQLNADNLEKDQRKIIHECIKKHFGAKLVAQTITVDDKKILEFKKSTKENAERRSEEWPADKGEYVHFILYKECIDTLDACMKISDCIRTNCQIFNYAGVKDKRAKTTQWVSVRKVEPWKLIIKTKPLKNIKIGNITFKDHPLKLGDLSGNKFRIALRNVTADNDLINKSLQFVKDNGFINYYGLQRFGNDKEVPTFDIGVKLMQGKWEDATKLILKPKKSDDPSLDISKAKLIYRESGDAKKAFEALSCSKNTCIEAKLLEGLSKTGENEYVNALEKIPRNMRLLYIHSFQSLIWNKMVSKRIKEFGLKPVIGDFVVIGEKTIKSDSDTDSEDILCKQEIKVLKEDELGQYTIFDIVLPLPGYDISYPDFMKDYYKEALAEYDLTLEMPKQKVKTYTLSGTYRNILMSVNDLSWKTLNYKEQNDNLILSDFEQLKGQQEPVNVEGGKFKALVMEFSLCSSSYATMVIREIMKIDTSTSTHAKMNNYATENKQKKISLDISENFKSEPKEIMQESSLIADKAKYEEFKRNIFNVTSPVKRPSDEDKSVPNKKLKVEEKKESGIKMEASLV from the coding sequence ATGTCTGGacggtttaataaaaaacgcaACTTCAAGAATCAAAAGGGATGGCATAAGAAACCGACACGTGATTTCGTTCACAATAAACCCAAGGAGTATCGCCATACGGAGCAGCTGTCTGAACCAGAAACGGGAATAACAGAATATTTGAGTGATTTTGAAGGATTTTCTGGAATATTGAAATCCAGATTTTCAGACTTTCAAGTGAATGAAATCGATCTGGATGGAAATGTAGCTAAGTTAACTGATACGAACATACCCAAAGACTTTCGGTCAAAGGAAGCAAAAGTTGATTACAAAACTATCAGTGAAACTCCCATAGAGGCAATTCCACAACAGACATGGGAAGACATAAAAAGCTTAATGGATAGTGAAGAAAGTAAATCTGTGCAACTGAATGcagacaatttagaaaaagatCAAAGGAAAATTATACATGAATGCATTAAAAAGCATTTTGGGGCTAAACTAGTTGCACAGACTATAACAGTTGATGATAAGAAGATtctggaatttaaaaaatcaactaaaGAAAACGCTGAACGTCGTTCTGAAGAGTGGCCTGCTGATAAAGGTGAAtatgttcattttatattatacaaggAATGTATAGACACTTTAGATGCTTGCATGAAAATTAGTGATTGCATCAGAACAAactgtcaaatatttaattatgcagGAGTAAAAGATAAAAGGGCAAAGACAACTCAATGGGTGTCTGTTCGTAAAGTTGAACCATGGAAACTTATTATTAAGACTAAgccactaaaaaatattaaaattggtaaCATAACATTTAAAGATCATCCACTAAAATTGGGAGACTTGTCTGGAAACAAATTTCGAATTGCCTTGAGAAATGTAACTGCAGATAATGACCTTATTAATAAGTCTTTACAGTTTGTTAAAGACAATGGATTTATTAACTACTATGGACTACAAAGATTTGGTAATGACAAAGAGGTACCTACATTTGATATAGGTGTAAAATTAATGCAAGGCAAATGGGAAGATGCAACAAAGTTGATTTTGAAACCCAAAAAATCTGATGACCCCAGCTTGGATATCTCCAAAGCTAAATTGATCTATAGAGAATCTGGTGATGCTAAAAAAGCTTTTGAAGCATTATCATGCAGTAAAAATACATGTATAGAAGCAAAATTACTGGAGGGATTATCTAAAACAGGAGAAAATGAATATGTGAATGCCTTGGAAAAAATACCAAGAAATATGAGATTGTtgtatattcattcatttcaaagtttaatttggaataaaatggTTTCAAAACGAATAAAAGAGTTTGGTTTAAAACCTGTAATAGGTGATTTTGTTGTAATTGGAGAAAAGACCATTAAAAGTGACAGTGATACAGACAGTGAAGATATTCTATGCAAACAAGAGATAAAGGTTTTGAAAGAAGATGAATTGGGACAGTATACTATATTTGACATTGTATTGCCTCTTCCTGGATATGACATAAGTTATCCTGACTTCATGAAGGACTATTATAAAGAAGCTTTGGCAGAGTATGATTTGACACTAGAAATGCCTAAACAAAAAGTTAAAACATACACATTAAGTGGAACTTACAGAAATATACTAATGTCTGTAAATGATTTATCAtggaaaacattaaattataaggaACAAAAtgataatctaattttatcagATTTTGAACAACTAAAAGGACAACAAGAACCAGTAAATGTTGAGGGtggaaaatttaaagctttagtTATGGAATTTTCATTGTGTTCTTCATCTTACGCCACAATGGTAATTAGAGAGATCATGAAAATTGATACTTCCACAAGTACACAtgcaaaaatgaataattatgccactgaaaataaacaaaagaaaatttctttgGATATATCTGAGAATTTTAAATCAGAACCAAAGGAAATAATGCAGGAGAGCAGCCTCATTGCTGATAAGGCAAAgtatgaagaatttaaaaggaACATTTTCAATGTAACATCCCCTGTCAAGAGACCATCAGATGAAGACAAATCTGTGCCAAACAAGAAACTTAAAGTTGAAGAAAAAAAGGAATCTGGAATTAAAATGGAGGCCTCCCTTGTATAa
- the LOC109602343 gene encoding prefoldin subunit 6, producing MSEDIQRKLQSELDSFKNNQKELQKAISTRQQLDGQLNENEIVKQELDLLPENGKVYKSVGPVLIKTELVEAKQNVSKRMDYIAKEIKRVDEQIITLEKRQDSHREALTKLQQQFEQAQVKAALHA from the exons atgagTGAAGATATCCAAAGAAAACTGCAGTCTGAATTGGATAGCTttaaaaacaatcaaaaag AACTTCAAAAGGCAATATCAACGAGGCAACAATTAGATGgtcaattaaatgaaaacgaaATAGTTAAACAAGAACTGGACCTTCTACCTGAAAATGGGAAAGTTTACAAATCAGTAGGGCCAGTATTAATCAAAACAGAATTGGTGGAGGCGAAACAAAATGTGTCAAAAAGAATGGATTACATAgctaaagaaattaaacgtGTGGATGAACAGATTATTACATTAGAAAAGAGACAGGACTCACACAGGGAAGCTTTAACCAAGTTACAACAACAGTTTGAACAAGCTCAAGTTAAGGCTGCATTGCATGCCTag
- the LOC109602345 gene encoding structural maintenance of chromosomes protein 4 has translation MASSSSPRKRKHSSDQENAGGDSDSDYYDEEEGGQRVDGIYIPPPTKPALTLDPNGPRLLIIKIVNNFFKSYAEEQVLGPFHKCFNAIVGPNGSGKSNVIDSMLFVFGYRATKIRSKKISVLLHNSENHRNVQSCTVSVHFALVIDREGDNYDVVPGSEFVVSRTANKDNSSFYTLNNKRVHFKEVGNLLKQHGIDLQHNRFLILQGEVEQIAMMKCKAQTEHESGMLEYLEDVIGTSRYKKPLTKLHDRVELLNEKRTEKLNRLRLIEKELEELKGPMEEAIGFLKTENTIVQCHNFIYQKNIQQVQVQCETAEKELEEHVNRQKELAEKIAEFAKEKENSEKLLEEEAKKYESLEKRKEGLKQSYNKANNKDVELQETMILTNKNRKKTKDLLAEEQKKLEKMLKQPEESKNGIEEAEKKQQQLKEKLEKSEEQRTKLLSALREETKALQEKREDVENDLLVLKKTEEETKSAFCLAESELKIYMSSEVTEQSKLEELTALYEKNDKLIKERLEQTKLLEKKIPATEKSLKNATDELNEVRLKESKIITEIRSKKYNLEEKRNSMNASRSRGKVLDSLMRQAREGNCKGIFGRLGDLGAIDQKYDVAISTACGPLDNIVVDTVETAQWCIEFLKKHDIGRGTFIALDKQEHLGAQANSKIKTPENVPRLYDMIKIQDERVKTAFYYALQDTLVASDLEQASRIAYGNTRYRVVTLSGDLIETTGTMSGGGKQVSRGRMGQKVAVCNIDPKELENLEQEVEGMEDTVRQLRRRTVELEDQIAVLEPELRRMKIDQEKFTIEIKSLQEQHPSIARQLKDQKEKAKSAKSDPATVKKLTDVVEKKKAAYDKAMEATGKLQEVVDQLNKEIKQKTAGKMNAVDKSIKEAKTGIDKCKTEITRLRVAMNSAARNSEKSKEKIATMQADITDMENRLTQMKKERDEVEEDAAKLLTCLNDVTEQLESAEETYNEVKKNMDKLNKQDMKFKSEQIDVDEKVKQSNKVVSDIKATIHQWEVKISKLKLQEIPDKPIEELKKFSEEELDERSLESVQKELEKAEQFLKAAQPNLSSIQEYKKKQLIFVERSNELEGITSKRLEMRKLYDNLRIQRKDEFLTGYNIIKLKLKEMYQMITLGGDADFEMVDSFDPFTEGIQFNVRPPKKSWKKIENLSGGEKTLSSLALVFALHYYKPSPLYVMDEIDAALDFKNVSIVGHYIKERTKNAQFIIISLRSNMFELCDNLVGIYKTYNCTKSITIDPREQEKADEPQDQVVPQFEDQVGVSSDETEGDKQPEDKTNKTVNRNDSNELTASKSNMDEQLNTSIADSFIDEEMEVDDSSS, from the exons ATGGCATCTTCATCGTCACCAAGGAAACGTAAACATAGTTCCGATCAAGAAAACGCGGGAGGTGATTCCGACTCTGATTATTATGATGAGGAAGAAGGAGGACAGAGAGTCGACGGAATTTATATTCCACCGCCGACTAAACCAGCGTTAACATTAGACCCCAACGGACCCCGTTTACTGATCATAAAGATAGTCAACAATTTCTTCAAGAGCTATGCTGAAGAACAAGTCCTTGGTCCTTTTCATAAA TGCTTCAATGCAATTGTGGGACCAAATGGAAGTGGCAAAAGTAATGTTATTGATTCAATGTTGTTTGTGTTTGGATATCGTGCCACCAAAATTAGGTCCAAGAAAATCTCTGTATTGCTGCACAATTCAGAAAATCACAGAAATGTGCAGTCTTGTACTGTGTCAGTTCATTTTGCATTAGTTATAGATAGA gaAGGAGATAATTATGATGTTGTACCTGGTAGTGAATTTGTTGTCTCTCGCACAGCAAACAAAGACAATTCATCTTTTTATACTCTGAATAACAAGAGAGTGCATTTTAAGGAAGTTGGAAACCTATTAAAACAACATGGCATTGATTTACAACATAACAGATTTCTCATCCTACAG GGGGAGGTAGAACAAATTGCTATGATGAAATGCAAAGCACAAACTGAACATGAATCAGGAATGTTAGAATATCTTGAAGATGTTATAGGAACTTCCAGGTATAAG AAACCTTTGACAAAATTACATGATAGAGTTGAACTTCTAAATGAAAAGAGGACTGAAAAATTGAACAGGCTTCGATTGATTGAAAAAGAATTGGAAGAACTAAAGGGCCCTATGGAAGAAGCCATTGGTTTCTTGAAAACTGAGAACACTATAGTACaatgtcataattttatttatcaaaaaaatat ACAACAAGTTCAAGTTCAGTGTGAAACAGCAGAAAAAGAGCTTGAAGAACATGTCAACAGACAAAAGGAACTGGCTGAAAAAATAGCAGAATTTgccaaagaaaaagaaaacagtgaaaaattacttgaagaGGAAGCAAA aaaatatgaaagCCTTGAAAAAAGGAAAGAGGGTTTGAAACAATCTTATAATAAGGCCAACAATAAAGATGTAGAATTACAAGAAACTATGATACTAACTAACAAAAATcgtaaaaaaactaaagatttGCTGGCTGAAGAACAGAAGAAACTGGAAAAAATGCTGAAACAACCAGAGGAAAGTAAAAATGGTATTGAAGAAGCtgagaaaaaacaacaacaacttaAAGAAAAGTTAGAAAAAAGTGAGGAGCAAAGAACTAAGTTACTATCTGCTCTAAGAGAAGAAACAAAAGCACTACAAGAGAAAAGAGAAGATGTGGAGAATGATCTGTTGGTGCTTAAAAAGACAGAAGAAGAGACGAAATCGGCC TTCTGCCTTGCAGAATCAGAGTTAAAGATTTATATGAGTAGTGAAGTGACAGAACAATCCAAATTGGAAGAATTGACTGCACTCTACGAGAAAAACGACAAACTCATTAAGGAACGTTTGGAACAAACCAAACTTTTGGAGAAAAAAATCCCCGCTACagaaaaatcattgaaaaatgCAACTGACGAGTTAAATGAAGTGCGACTTAAGGAATCGAAAATTATTACTGAAATCCGATCCAAAAAGTACAATCTTGAAGAGAAACGTAACTCTATGAACGCTTCAAGATCCAGGGGGAAAGTCTTGGATTCCTTGATGCGACAGGCGAGGGAAGGAAATTGCAAAGGGATATTTGGACGATTG GGTGATCTTGGAGCAATAGACCAGAAGTATGATGTGGCCATTTCAACGGCATGTGGACCATTGGACAACATCGTGGTTGACACTGTGGAAACAGCACAGTGGTGCATCGAATTCTTAAAGAAGCACGATATCGGTAGAGGCACCTTTATCGCTCTTGATAAACAGGAACATCTGGGGGCTCAAGCGAATTCGAAAATCAAGAC GCCTGAAAACGTACCACGTCTATACGATATGATTAAGATACAAGATGAAAGAGTCAAGACGGCCTTCTACTACGCATTACAGGATACTTTAGTAGCTTCAGATCTAGAACAGGCATCCAGAATTGCCTATGGAAATACAAGATACAGAGTCGTCACTTTGAGCGGCGATCTCATTGAAACCACAG gtaCTATGAGTGGTGGCGGTAAACAAGTGAGCAGAGGACGAATGGGTCAGAAGGTGGCTGTGTGTAATATTGATCCTAAAGAATTAGAGAATTTAGAACAAGAAGTAGAGGGAATGGAAGATACCGTGCGTCAACTAAGACGTAGAACGGTTGAACTTGAGGATCAAATTGCCGTATTGGAGCCGGAACTGCGAAGGATGAAAATCGACCAAGAGAAGTTCACAATAGAAATAAAG TCTCTTCAAGAGCAACATCCATCAATTGCAAGACAACTTAAAGATCAGAAAGAAAAAGCTAAATCTGCGAAGTCTGATCCCGCCACGGTTAAAAAGCTCACTGATGTTGTGGAAAAGAAGAAGGCGGCGTATGACAAGGCAATGGAAGCCACGGGAAAACTTCAAGAAGTTGTCGATCAGCttaataaagaaatcaaaCAAAAGACTGCTGGAAAAATGAATGCTGTAGATAAGAGCATAAAAGAAGCAAAAACGGGAATTGATAAATGCAAGACGGAAATTACAAGGCTGAGAGTTGCAATGAATTCAGCTGCCAG gaattctgaaaaatctaaagaaaaaatagCCACAATGCAAGCTGACATTACTGATATGGAAAATCGGTTAACTCAAATGAAGAAGGAACGAGATGAGGTAGAAGAAGACGCAGCCAAACTACTAACGTGCCTTAATGACGTTACTGAGCAACTTGAATCTGCTGAAGAAACTTACAATG AGGTGAAAAAGAATATGGATAAGTTGAATAAGCAGGATATGAAGTTTAAATCGGAACAAATTGATGTGGATGAAAAGGTGAAACAATCCAATAAGGTTGTTAGCGATATAAAGGCTACAATTCATCAGTGGGAGGTGAAGATATCAAAATTGAAACTTCAAGAGATACCGGATAAACCAATTGaagaattaaagaaattttccgAAGAAGAACTTGATGAGAGATCATTAGAATCGGTACAAAAGGAACTGGAAAAAGccgaacaatttttaaaagcgGCTCAACCAAATTTAAGTTCGAttcaa GAATATAAGAAAAAGCAGTTGATATTTGTGGAGAGATCCAACGAATTAGAAGGCATCACCAGTAAGAGGTTGGAAATGAGAAAACTTTATGACAACTTAAGGATACAAAGAAAAGATGAATTTTTAACTgggtataatattataaaactcaAGTTAAAGGAAATGTACCAAATGATAACTTTAGGGGGTGATGCAGATTTCGAAATGGTTGACTCCTTTGATCCCTTCACTGAAGGCATCCAGTTTAA tgtgAGACCACCAAAAAAATCTTggaaaaaaatcgaaaatttaTCTGGAGGTGAAAAAACGTTGTCTTCATTAGCTCTGGTATTTGCTCTTCACTACTATAAGCCATCGCCTCTGTACGTTATGGATGAAATCGATGCTGCTTTAGATTTCAAGAATGTTTCAATTGTGGGTCATTATATTAAG gaACGCACAAAGAATGCTCAGTTCATCATTATCTCATTACGTTCAAACATGTTCGAGCTGTGCGACAACCTTGTTGGTATCTATAAAACTTACAACTGTACGAAGTCGATTACCATTGATCCAAGAGAACAGGAAAAAGCTGATGAACCACAGGACCAAGTTGTTCCGCAATTTGAAGATCAAGTGGGTGTTTCTTCAGATGAAACTGAAGGCGATAAACAACCCGaagataaaactaataaaaccgTAAATCGAAACGACTCGAACGAGTTGACGGCTAGCAAAAGCAATATGGATGAACAACTAAATACCAGCATTGCCgattcttttattgatgaagAAATGGAAGTAGATGATAGCTCAAGTTGA